In Rissa tridactyla isolate bRisTri1 chromosome 8, bRisTri1.patW.cur.20221130, whole genome shotgun sequence, one genomic interval encodes:
- the TFAP4 gene encoding transcription factor AP-4: MEYFMVPAQKVPSLQHFRKSEKEVIGGLCSLANIPLTPETQRDQERRIRREIANSNERRRMQSINAGFQSLKTLIPHTDGEKLSKAAILQQTAEYIFSLEQEKTRLLQQNTQLKRFIQEFSGSSPKRRRAEDKDEGIGSPDIWEDEKAEDLRREMIELRQQLDKERSVRMMLEEQVRSLEAHMYPEKLKVIAQQVQLQQQQEQVRLLHQEKLEREQQIRTQLLPSHAPPAPTHHPTVIVPAPPPSHHVTVVTMGPSSVINTVSTSRQNLDTIVQAIQHIEGTQEKQLQEEEQRRAVIVTPARACPEPSASDTASDTEGNDSDSMDQSKEEPSGDRELP, from the exons CTTGGCCAACATCCCGTTGACTCCGGAGACCCAGCGGGACCAGGAGCGTCGGATACGCAGGGAAATTGCCAACAGCAACGAGAGACGGCGGATGCAGAGCATCAATGCTGGCTTCCAGTCTCTGAAAACCCTCATCCCACACACGGACGGGGAGAAGCTCAGCAAG GCAGCCATCCTCCAGCAGACGGCGGAGTACATCTTCtccctggagcaggagaagacTCGGCTACTGCAGCAGAACACCCAGCTCAAGCGGTTCATCCAG GAGTTCAGCGGCTCCTCCCCGAAACGGCGACGGGCAGAGGACAAAGACGAGGGTATTGGCTCGCCGGACATCTGGGAGGACGAGAAAGCTGAGGATCTGCGGCGGGAGATGATCGAGCTCCGGCAGCAGCTGGACAAGGAGCGCTCGGTCCGCATGATGCTGGAGGAGCAG GTTCGCTCCCTGGAGGCCCACATGTACCCCGAGAAGCTGAAGGTGATCGCTCAGCAagtgcagctccagcagcagcaggagcaggtgaGGTTGCTGCACCAGGAGAAGCTAGAGCGCGAGCAGCAGATCCGAACCCAG ctcctgccatcACATGCTCCCCCAGCGCCCACCCACCACCCCACCGTGATCGTTCCAGCGCCGCCTCCCTCCCATCACGTCACCGTGGTCACCATGGGCCCGTCCTCGGTCATCAACACAGTCTCCACGTCCCGGCAAAACCTGGACACCATCGTTCAG GCGATCCAGCACATCGAGGGGACgcaggagaagcagctgcaggaagaggagcagagacGCGCTGTCATCGTGACGCCGGCCCGCGCCTGCCCCGAGCCCTCCGCCTCCGACACCGCCTCCGACACCGAGGGCAACGACAGTGACTCCATGGACCAGAGCAAAGAAGAGCCTTCGGGGGACAGGGAACTGCCCTGA